The following coding sequences are from one Candidatus Nitrosopumilus sp. SW window:
- a CDS encoding class I SAM-dependent methyltransferase, whose product MVQFEKIPLEKRYIIKALKFAFRHPKTAFFSAILGIGPYMTLNEYKIAKTCFSPKNPVEERMISYSDTWQHLPTLYLLCTLKKPKVVLELGCRTGNTTLPLLYAASQYGGHVHSIDIETWPELKYFLENNKELKKFWTFIESDDISLEWKQNIDFLYIDTSHTYEHTLNELEKYEPLVNSGGTIVFHDIFEEDVSKAISDYFKDRKDFRYIRYFNNNSLGIILKE is encoded by the coding sequence ATGGTTCAATTTGAGAAAATTCCATTAGAAAAAAGATACATAATAAAAGCACTGAAATTTGCTTTTAGACATCCTAAAACAGCATTTTTCTCGGCAATTTTAGGTATCGGTCCATATATGACACTAAATGAATATAAAATTGCAAAGACATGTTTTTCACCTAAAAATCCAGTTGAGGAAAGAATGATATCGTATAGTGATACATGGCAACACTTACCTACACTGTATCTCCTTTGTACATTAAAAAAACCAAAAGTTGTTTTAGAATTAGGATGTAGAACAGGAAATACAACATTGCCTTTGCTATATGCTGCAAGTCAATATGGGGGACATGTGCATAGTATAGATATTGAAACATGGCCTGAGTTAAAGTATTTTTTAGAAAATAACAAAGAATTGAAAAAGTTTTGGACCTTCATTGAATCTGACGATATCAGCCTCGAATGGAAACAAAATATTGATTTTTTGTATATAGATACTTCTCATACATATGAACACACATTAAATGAATTAGAAAAATATGAGCCGCTAGTAAATTCTGGAGGAACAATAGTTTTTCATGATATCTTTGAAGAAGATGTGAGTAAAGCAATATCTGATTATTTTAAAGACAGAAAAGATTTTAGATATATCAGATATTTTAATAATAATAGTTTGGGGATAATTCTTAAAGAATGA
- a CDS encoding SDR family oxidoreductase, which yields MKKLFIFGMGGLVGYRISILAKNKFEIYGSYNERNPQFTFASAQKINILEENKVKKALNSINPDYVVITSALTNVDYCESHSKEAKKVNVDAVKNIFEICEQLNCKVIYISSDSVFDGTKKSPYLENDKPEPINYYGKTKLDSEKIILKNPNNLVVRASVLYGWLPSYLSNIPSSSMKDKNFAQWLIQKLMNEESVNIITDEISSPILADDLAKSIIHLIREGHQGLFHSAPSIQISRFDFSIKMAKHLSLNENLIHPVSNKELGRDVTTGNNKCLDSKKIQKETGFTFLDLDESFNKLKNNIEQDF from the coding sequence ATGAAAAAATTATTTATTTTTGGTATGGGTGGCTTAGTTGGTTACAGAATTTCCATATTGGCAAAAAATAAATTTGAAATCTATGGAAGTTATAATGAACGTAATCCTCAATTTACTTTTGCGAGTGCTCAAAAAATAAACATACTCGAAGAAAATAAAGTAAAAAAAGCACTAAATTCCATTAATCCGGATTATGTAGTAATTACCTCTGCTTTAACTAATGTAGATTATTGTGAATCTCATAGTAAAGAAGCAAAAAAAGTTAATGTTGATGCAGTAAAAAACATTTTTGAAATATGTGAACAATTGAATTGCAAGGTAATTTACATATCATCGGATTCTGTATTTGATGGTACAAAAAAGTCACCATATCTAGAAAATGATAAACCTGAACCAATTAATTATTATGGAAAAACAAAATTAGATAGTGAAAAAATTATTTTGAAAAATCCAAATAATCTAGTCGTTAGAGCTAGTGTACTTTATGGTTGGCTCCCAAGTTATTTGTCAAATATTCCATCAAGTTCAATGAAAGACAAAAATTTTGCTCAGTGGCTTATACAAAAATTAATGAATGAAGAGAGTGTAAATATTATTACTGATGAAATTAGCTCACCAATATTAGCTGATGATTTGGCAAAATCTATTATTCATTTAATTCGTGAAGGACATCAAGGATTATTTCATTCTGCACCATCTATTCAAATCTCTAGATTTGATTTTAGTATAAAAATGGCAAAACATTTGAGTTTGAATGAAAACCTTATTCATCCTGTTTCAAATAAAGAATTGGGAAGAGATGTAACAACAGGAAACAACAAGTGTTTAGACTCAAAAAAAATTCAAAAAGAAACAGGTTTTACATTTTTAGATCTTGATGAATCATTTAATAAATTAAAAAATAACATTGAACAAGATTTTTAA
- a CDS encoding B12-binding domain-containing radical SAM protein, with protein MNVLLIHPEIRLDDKPFDFPFWAGIFASIVEQKGGQVAILDLNALRMNNGGNYLSSNFIKKELLLADWDLIGIGGLTTMYSRLKQLIPFIRKICPNSTIITGGGWATYNPDEILKLVPDIDMICIGEGEETFSEVYDQIKNGTRDFENVKGLCLRDKNEIKFTEPRALIPNLDVVPYPNYDLFEMDIYFRYSSYPYSKEAFNSKKRATAVWERGCPRGCTFCSHNGMSRIDLQNIYGKGDRIEGEKIVRITDKANDTFQLPARWPSPKYAVDNVKLLKEKFDIDFLSILDENMTSNRKWTQEFCDLYIKEGLAESVKWGTLGDAPSVATNPDLLKTMKDAGCSYISFGFESASNKVLKVDIQKGQTQMHLQKTIDEIKKINLRPLTTFMIGNPHEDINDLLETVTFWIKNNIEVDPFICTPYVGSPIYFNNKDFVLQQYDERLKFAQNNPSIEKSTIDEWKFNALDKFMKECGDATLYTATISKYFTIPELIALKRFMYKHDTRRMLQMAHQRYEQTGLEQWNHDEQWNKICPVCIAKDEVSLKISSN; from the coding sequence ATGAATGTTCTTCTAATTCATCCAGAAATTCGTTTAGATGATAAACCATTTGATTTTCCTTTCTGGGCTGGAATTTTTGCATCAATTGTTGAACAAAAAGGTGGACAAGTAGCAATACTAGATCTTAATGCATTAAGAATGAATAATGGTGGAAATTATCTTTCTTCTAATTTTATAAAAAAAGAACTTCTCTTGGCTGATTGGGATCTGATTGGCATTGGAGGATTGACAACAATGTATAGTAGATTAAAACAATTAATTCCATTTATACGAAAAATTTGTCCTAATTCTACCATAATTACTGGTGGTGGTTGGGCTACTTACAATCCAGATGAAATTTTAAAGTTAGTTCCAGATATTGATATGATTTGCATTGGTGAAGGTGAAGAAACATTTTCAGAGGTTTATGATCAAATTAAAAATGGAACTCGAGATTTTGAAAATGTCAAAGGATTATGTTTAAGAGATAAAAATGAAATCAAATTTACTGAGCCAAGAGCATTAATTCCTAATTTAGATGTAGTTCCTTACCCAAATTATGATTTATTTGAAATGGATATTTATTTTCGATATTCATCATATCCTTATTCAAAAGAAGCTTTTAATTCTAAAAAGAGAGCTACTGCAGTTTGGGAAAGAGGTTGTCCGAGAGGATGCACATTTTGTTCTCATAATGGAATGTCTCGTATTGATTTACAAAATATCTATGGAAAAGGTGATCGAATTGAAGGTGAAAAAATTGTTAGAATCACTGATAAAGCAAACGATACTTTCCAACTACCAGCAAGATGGCCTTCCCCAAAATATGCTGTAGATAATGTTAAACTCCTTAAAGAAAAATTTGACATTGATTTTCTTAGTATTTTAGATGAAAATATGACTAGCAATAGAAAATGGACTCAAGAATTCTGTGATTTGTACATTAAAGAAGGTTTAGCAGAATCTGTTAAATGGGGAACTCTTGGTGATGCTCCAAGTGTAGCAACTAATCCTGATCTACTAAAAACTATGAAAGATGCTGGATGTAGTTATATTTCATTTGGGTTTGAATCTGCTTCAAACAAAGTTTTGAAAGTTGATATTCAAAAAGGTCAAACACAAATGCATCTCCAAAAAACAATTGATGAAATTAAAAAAATAAACTTACGACCTCTTACAACTTTTATGATAGGAAATCCTCATGAAGACATAAACGATTTATTAGAAACAGTAACTTTTTGGATTAAAAATAATATTGAAGTAGATCCCTTCATTTGCACTCCTTATGTTGGAAGTCCTATCTATTTTAACAACAAAGATTTTGTTTTACAACAATACGATGAGAGATTGAAATTTGCTCAAAATAATCCCTCAATAGAAAAATCTACTATCGATGAATGGAAATTCAATGCATTAGATAAATTTATGAAAGAATGTGGTGATGCAACATTGTATACTGCCACAATTAGTAAATATTTCACAATTCCTGAATTAATTGCACTTAAACGCTTTATGTATAAACATGATACTCGAAGAATGTTACAAATGGCTCATCAGAGATATGAGCAAACCGGTCTTGAACAATGGAATCATGATGAACAATGGAATAAAATTTGTCCAGTTTGTATTGCAAAGGATGAAGTATCCCTAAAAATTTCTTCAAATTAA
- a CDS encoding WxcM-like domain-containing protein — MNPENIDSIKLEEYKTRDIQDSHVNGSLMVIWRDWDKIIPYEPKMIYVTNVEPGEIKGPHLHTKRTTYFVCIKGKIAFIIRKNDGTYQEIESGEDNPILVQVPKNIASAHINLSSNTSSVLVLADVAWRPNDNEMKNISFDDYDWKKWEKSNS; from the coding sequence ATGAATCCTGAGAATATTGATAGTATAAAATTGGAAGAATACAAAACTCGTGACATACAAGACAGTCATGTAAATGGTTCCTTAATGGTAATTTGGAGAGATTGGGACAAAATTATCCCATATGAGCCTAAGATGATATATGTGACTAATGTAGAACCAGGAGAAATTAAAGGTCCTCACTTACATACAAAAAGAACAACATATTTTGTGTGTATTAAGGGAAAAATAGCATTTATCATTAGAAAAAATGATGGCACATATCAAGAAATAGAATCTGGAGAAGATAATCCAATACTAGTTCAGGTTCCGAAAAATATTGCATCTGCTCACATTAATTTGAGTTCAAATACTTCATCTGTACTTGTTTTAGCTGATGTCGCATGGAGACCTAATGACAATGAAATGAAAAATATTTCCTTTGATGACTATGACTGGAAAAAATGGGAAAAATCTAATTCTTAA
- a CDS encoding class I SAM-dependent methyltransferase, which yields MQRSRLDEIYSLSSKLTCKEMWDSMPGSADANRKLVLELNKYIDPFTGKAQSEYTIFRKKCPLCDSENFEFLFLKHGFDHMLCNSCNLIFTLQILDNDKLGHLEEGGEGDQYGEYKENIQVNEMDRKKFEIVFESLSKHSEIKRIFDFGSQSGTFLDWASEKYDCVGHEYHTPLRKLAEKKGHKVLDDNLESIKLEGEFDLITCWDYIDHVLEPRKVIDNLSKYLKKGGLFFFAINNRDCLSARIMHGSSPIFIGPHHTMHYGIEQLKRLMIGYEPLESESYVSELNWISNWLNFQNPEFGNAKLMFELFDPKKICELGMGIKLNAIFRKL from the coding sequence ATGCAACGATCCAGATTGGATGAAATTTATTCACTTTCTAGCAAGCTTACTTGCAAAGAAATGTGGGATTCTATGCCTGGCTCTGCAGACGCAAATCGAAAATTAGTTTTAGAGCTGAATAAATACATTGATCCATTTACTGGTAAAGCCCAATCTGAATATACTATTTTCAGAAAAAAATGCCCTTTATGTGATTCTGAAAATTTTGAGTTTTTGTTTCTTAAACATGGTTTTGATCACATGTTATGTAATTCTTGTAATCTTATTTTTACTCTTCAAATTTTAGATAATGACAAACTTGGACATTTAGAAGAAGGTGGTGAAGGAGATCAATACGGTGAGTATAAAGAAAACATTCAAGTCAATGAAATGGATAGAAAGAAATTCGAAATAGTTTTTGAATCTTTATCCAAACATTCTGAAATTAAAAGAATTTTTGACTTTGGAAGTCAATCAGGAACATTTCTAGATTGGGCAAGTGAAAAATATGATTGTGTTGGGCATGAATATCATACCCCCCTAAGAAAACTTGCAGAAAAAAAAGGCCATAAAGTATTAGATGATAATTTAGAATCGATAAAACTTGAAGGTGAATTTGATCTTATAACATGTTGGGATTACATTGATCATGTTTTAGAGCCACGAAAAGTGATTGACAATCTCAGTAAATATCTAAAAAAAGGTGGACTTTTTTTCTTCGCAATTAATAATCGTGATTGTTTATCAGCTAGAATAATGCATGGCAGCTCACCTATTTTCATAGGCCCTCATCATACAATGCACTATGGAATTGAACAACTGAAAAGATTAATGATTGGTTATGAACCATTAGAAAGCGAATCTTACGTATCAGAATTAAACTGGATTTCAAACTGGCTAAATTTTCAAAATCCGGAATTTGGAAACGCCAAACTAATGTTTGAATTATTTGATCCAAAGAAAATCTGTGAATTAGGAATGGGTATAAAATTAAACGCAATATTTAGAAAACTCTAA
- a CDS encoding 6-hydroxymethylpterin diphosphokinase MptE-like protein, which produces MSKNNEFSINESTLLKLLEEKKNSGFENKSWDEWLGWVFGSKSKTDSQQIMEKVVYDFFHKNDFDEWIGNFALNLNDIWNEPSARDLDPTNDESYDMTNHSAIVIGKGPSLKKNNHLQKLIESNYSGTIICTDGALINVLKSGVTPDLFPNFFVVTIEPYKIQATLYDDPIIEKFGTKIKGIFSTLTHPDAVSKARKNGIKIHWLHTLFDYNEGKKSINNITSLMVRTKKNKGLPAIQTGGNVGTSCWFVGWKILGCSTISLIGMNHGWEEDDPIETIMSHGQMFEAPKIDKQSELFKKLFPKVHNPEFNSTCILDPIFQYYSSALKEFISRAPSEIRTINATEGGSLFGEKIHCMPFTDFLKNFDQ; this is translated from the coding sequence ATGTCAAAAAATAATGAATTCTCAATAAATGAATCTACATTACTCAAATTGCTTGAAGAAAAAAAGAATTCTGGATTTGAGAATAAAAGCTGGGATGAATGGCTTGGATGGGTTTTTGGCTCAAAATCAAAAACTGATTCGCAACAAATCATGGAAAAAGTTGTCTATGATTTCTTTCATAAAAATGACTTTGATGAATGGATTGGAAATTTTGCATTAAATCTAAATGATATTTGGAATGAACCTTCTGCACGTGATTTAGATCCTACTAATGATGAATCTTATGACATGACAAATCATTCTGCAATTGTTATCGGTAAAGGTCCATCATTAAAAAAGAACAATCATTTACAAAAATTAATTGAAAGTAATTATTCTGGAACAATTATTTGTACAGATGGTGCATTAATTAATGTCTTAAAATCTGGTGTAACCCCTGATCTGTTTCCTAATTTTTTCGTTGTTACAATTGAACCTTATAAAATTCAAGCTACATTATATGATGATCCAATTATTGAAAAATTTGGTACTAAAATTAAAGGAATATTTTCAACATTAACACATCCAGATGCAGTTTCTAAAGCTAGAAAAAATGGAATTAAAATTCATTGGTTGCATACATTATTTGATTATAATGAAGGAAAAAAATCAATTAATAATATTACCTCATTAATGGTTAGAACTAAAAAAAACAAAGGCTTACCTGCTATTCAAACTGGTGGTAATGTTGGTACTTCTTGTTGGTTTGTTGGTTGGAAAATTCTTGGATGTTCAACAATTTCATTGATTGGTATGAATCATGGGTGGGAAGAAGATGATCCAATTGAAACAATTATGTCTCATGGTCAGATGTTTGAAGCTCCAAAAATCGACAAACAAAGTGAACTTTTTAAAAAATTATTTCCTAAAGTTCATAATCCTGAATTTAATTCAACATGTATCTTAGACCCTATTTTCCAATATTACAGTTCTGCACTTAAGGAATTCATTTCCCGTGCACCTTCTGAGATTAGAACAATTAACGCAACAGAGGGTGGTTCTTTATTTGGTGAAAAAATTCATTGTATGCCATTCACAGATTTTTTAAAAAATTTTGATCAATAA
- the rfbB gene encoding dTDP-glucose 4,6-dehydratase — protein sequence MRLLVTGGLGFIGSNFILYTLNKYPDFKIINLDAELVGSNKRNLESVKKLKNYHFVKGNINDIQVMNRLVKKCDNVINFAAESHVDRSISGPKPFLDSNVMGLQTLLESIRKYDKKLIQISTDEVFGSLKKGSAKEYDSFNPASPYAASKAAAEMLAKSYVKTYGCDIMITRCTNNYGPRQFEEKLIPKVILYAKKNKKIPIYGNGKNIRDWIYVDDHCNALLKVFFKGKKGESYNISASNELSNIQIIKRILRIMKKSTDLMKFVPDRLGHDFRYSLDSTKTRQKLKWVPKVSFDIGLENTIKWYLNRKW from the coding sequence ATGAGACTATTAGTAACTGGAGGATTAGGTTTTATTGGAAGTAACTTTATTTTATATACATTAAACAAATATCCAGATTTTAAAATAATTAATTTAGATGCAGAATTAGTAGGATCAAACAAAAGAAATTTAGAAAGTGTAAAAAAACTAAAAAATTATCATTTTGTTAAAGGTAATATTAATGACATACAAGTAATGAATAGATTAGTAAAAAAATGTGATAATGTAATTAATTTTGCAGCAGAATCACATGTTGATAGAAGTATCTCAGGTCCAAAGCCATTTCTTGATTCTAATGTTATGGGATTACAGACTTTGTTAGAATCAATACGCAAATATGATAAAAAATTAATTCAAATTTCGACTGATGAAGTATTTGGAAGTTTAAAGAAAGGTAGTGCAAAAGAATATGATTCGTTTAATCCTGCAAGTCCATATGCTGCATCAAAAGCTGCAGCAGAGATGTTAGCAAAATCATATGTTAAAACATATGGTTGTGACATAATGATTACTAGATGTACAAATAACTATGGACCACGTCAATTTGAAGAAAAACTAATTCCAAAAGTAATACTTTATGCTAAAAAAAATAAAAAAATTCCAATCTATGGAAATGGTAAGAATATCAGGGATTGGATTTATGTTGATGATCATTGTAATGCTCTGCTTAAAGTATTTTTTAAGGGGAAGAAAGGAGAATCATATAATATTTCAGCATCAAATGAATTATCAAATATCCAAATTATCAAGAGAATTTTACGAATTATGAAAAAATCAACAGATTTAATGAAATTTGTGCCGGATAGATTAGGTCATGATTTTAGATATAGTTTAGATTCAACGAAAACTAGACAAAAATTAAAGTGGGTACCTAAAGTAAGTTTTGATATAGGTTTAGAAAATACAATTAAATGGTATTTGAACAGAAAATGGTGA
- a CDS encoding aminotransferase class III-fold pyridoxal phosphate-dependent enzyme — MTDEKINLNISAQYKKRAEKVIPHLTGTFSRAATSFIENVYPLYIQSGNGSHFTDVDGNEYLDYLMALGPITLGYNYGIVNQAIKDQLDKGILFSLPHTIEVELSELVCKTIPFADMVKFEKSGSNAVTAAVRAARAFTQKDMIAYCGTGGVWHDWQAAMVSRDGGVPKFNEDLIKIFDYNDSDGLEQIFDDNPNKIAAIVLEPTQFEEPKNNFLQKVRKLADQNDSLLILDEIVTGFRFDLAGAQKYFGIKGDLVCFGKGMSNGLPLSAVTGTSEFMKTFDDLWVSSTNNSETLSMAGTKAVINEMKEKNTIQHCWKIGKILFDGWNKISEKNNINAKMTGYPIRMDLRCFNNSGSESLSMKSFILQEMVKQNVFMSILGASYICYSHSEQDVEKTLQSFENVCDIINTKIENDDYQKHMDGSLPKTIWSMKLPSIKKHN; from the coding sequence TTGACTGATGAAAAAATAAATCTGAATATTTCTGCTCAATACAAGAAACGTGCTGAAAAAGTGATTCCGCATTTAACCGGTACATTTAGTCGAGCTGCAACTTCATTCATAGAGAATGTTTATCCCCTATACATACAATCTGGAAATGGTTCTCACTTTACAGATGTTGATGGAAATGAATATCTGGACTATTTGATGGCTTTAGGACCAATTACCTTGGGTTATAACTATGGTATTGTAAACCAAGCAATAAAAGATCAATTAGATAAAGGAATTTTATTTTCATTACCTCATACAATTGAGGTTGAATTATCAGAATTAGTTTGTAAGACTATTCCATTTGCTGACATGGTAAAATTTGAAAAATCAGGTTCTAATGCTGTTACTGCAGCAGTTAGAGCTGCAAGAGCATTTACACAAAAAGATATGATTGCATATTGTGGAACTGGCGGCGTCTGGCATGATTGGCAAGCTGCAATGGTTAGCAGAGATGGAGGTGTTCCTAAATTTAATGAAGACTTGATCAAAATTTTTGATTATAATGATTCAGATGGATTAGAACAGATATTTGATGATAATCCAAATAAAATTGCAGCAATAGTGTTAGAACCTACACAATTTGAAGAACCTAAAAATAATTTTTTGCAAAAAGTAAGAAAACTAGCAGATCAAAATGATTCATTATTAATTTTAGATGAAATAGTTACTGGTTTTAGATTTGATTTGGCTGGTGCACAGAAATACTTTGGAATTAAAGGTGATTTAGTATGCTTTGGAAAAGGAATGTCAAATGGATTGCCTCTTTCTGCAGTCACAGGTACGTCTGAATTTATGAAAACTTTTGATGACTTGTGGGTTTCTTCTACAAATAATAGTGAAACATTGTCTATGGCTGGAACAAAAGCAGTGATCAATGAAATGAAAGAAAAAAACACCATTCAACATTGCTGGAAAATTGGAAAAATTTTGTTTGATGGTTGGAATAAAATTTCTGAAAAAAATAATATTAATGCAAAAATGACAGGTTATCCAATACGTATGGATCTTAGATGTTTTAATAATTCTGGTAGTGAATCTTTATCTATGAAGTCTTTTATTTTACAAGAAATGGTTAAACAAAATGTTTTCATGTCTATTTTAGGTGCATCATACATTTGTTATTCTCATTCAGAACAAGATGTTGAAAAAACACTTCAATCCTTTGAAAATGTATGTGACATAATTAACACAAAAATTGAAAATGATGACTATCAAAAACATATGGATGGTTCTTTGCCTAAAACAATTTGGTCAATGAAACTACCTTCAATCAAAAAACATAATTAA
- a CDS encoding glucose-1-phosphate thymidylyltransferase, with product MKGIILHGGYGTRLGPLTLSGPKQLLKIANKPMSQFALEDIKNSGINEIAIVIGDVYPEKVKKYYGDGTNFGVKITYVFQDKPRGISHAVGLCKEFVGDEKFVVYLGDNIMRKNLNEFVNKFSSSSHDCMILLSEVDDPSRFGIAEFKDNKIHKIIEKPKNTDSNFAVIGVYFFTKKIFDIIEKLKPSWRGELEITDAIQRLLEEGYSIDYERVTGWWKDTGTPKDIIHANKLILENQEKQNQTEINKNFHGNVVVGENSSLSKDSLIFGPVKIGEGCEIGPDVILGPNTSIGNNVILKKCRVENSIIMDDCKIDGKISLIDSIIAQNCEIIKDNKQERQLLLGEFSKLKL from the coding sequence TTGAAAGGGATAATTTTACATGGCGGATATGGAACAAGATTAGGACCACTAACGCTTTCGGGACCAAAACAGCTTTTAAAAATTGCAAACAAACCAATGTCGCAATTTGCTCTTGAGGATATTAAAAATTCAGGAATTAATGAAATTGCAATTGTAATTGGAGATGTATATCCAGAAAAAGTCAAAAAGTATTATGGAGATGGAACTAACTTTGGAGTAAAGATAACATATGTATTTCAAGATAAGCCAAGAGGCATTTCACATGCAGTAGGATTATGTAAAGAATTCGTAGGAGATGAAAAATTTGTTGTGTATTTGGGAGATAATATTATGAGAAAAAATCTAAATGAATTTGTTAATAAATTTTCTAGTTCATCTCACGATTGTATGATATTATTATCAGAAGTTGATGATCCATCTAGATTTGGTATTGCTGAATTCAAAGATAATAAAATTCATAAAATTATTGAAAAACCCAAAAATACTGATTCAAATTTTGCAGTGATTGGAGTATATTTTTTTACAAAAAAAATTTTTGATATTATCGAAAAACTGAAACCATCATGGAGAGGAGAGTTAGAAATAACAGATGCAATACAACGATTGTTAGAAGAAGGATACAGTATTGATTATGAAAGAGTTACAGGATGGTGGAAGGACACAGGCACTCCAAAAGATATAATTCATGCAAATAAATTAATTTTAGAAAATCAAGAAAAACAGAATCAAACAGAGATAAACAAAAATTTTCATGGAAATGTAGTAGTTGGAGAGAATTCATCATTAAGTAAAGATTCTTTAATTTTTGGTCCAGTGAAAATTGGAGAAGGTTGTGAAATTGGACCAGATGTTATTTTAGGTCCAAATACAAGTATTGGAAATAACGTAATTCTAAAAAAATGTAGAGTTGAGAATTCAATAATTATGGATGATTGTAAAATTGATGGAAAAATTTCATTGATAGACAGTATAATTGCACAAAATTGTGAAATTATTAAAGACAATAAACAAGAAAGGCAGTTATTATTAGGAGAATTTTCTAAATTAAAGTTATAA
- a CDS encoding glycosyltransferase family 2 protein, with amino-acid sequence MNLTSIIILNYNGGEHLLECVESVFKTKDIPLEIILVDNNSQDGSQMECKKKFPEIELIQNQTNEGLSARNLGIEKSRGEFIVFLDSDTIVDTNWLNILFDSYKKNGPGFYQPKLLYKTKKNVINSAGNMINIFGLGYSRGKDETDRGQYEEFEMVSYTSGACTFSSSEIIKKVGKIDEIFFAYHDDLDYGWRGWLLGIPSYYEPKSTVYHLGSPTLKWSGKKFFYLERNRWICILTLYSIKTQLKIFPFLIVLEIGIFFYLLSKGLGKSKISSFISLIKLWNKIRKRREKFSKIRRKDDNYVIEKFVSDYQIPTTIQNNESQNMQRKMINGLSNLAKKII; translated from the coding sequence ATGAATCTAACAAGTATTATTATTTTAAACTATAATGGAGGGGAACATCTTTTAGAATGTGTAGAATCGGTTTTTAAAACTAAAGATATCCCATTAGAAATAATTCTAGTAGATAATAATTCTCAGGATGGAAGCCAGATGGAATGTAAAAAAAAATTTCCAGAAATAGAATTAATCCAAAATCAAACTAATGAAGGGTTATCAGCAAGGAATTTGGGCATAGAAAAATCAAGAGGAGAATTTATAGTCTTTTTAGATTCAGATACAATTGTAGATACAAATTGGTTGAATATTTTATTTGATAGTTATAAAAAAAATGGTCCAGGGTTTTACCAACCAAAATTATTGTATAAGACTAAAAAAAACGTAATTAACAGTGCTGGAAATATGATAAATATTTTCGGATTAGGATATTCAAGAGGCAAGGATGAAACAGACAGAGGGCAGTATGAAGAATTCGAAATGGTAAGTTATACATCAGGTGCATGTACTTTTTCATCTTCAGAAATTATTAAAAAAGTTGGCAAGATTGATGAAATATTTTTTGCTTACCATGATGATTTAGATTATGGATGGAGAGGGTGGCTTTTAGGAATTCCATCCTATTATGAACCAAAATCAACAGTATATCATTTAGGGAGCCCAACCTTGAAATGGTCTGGGAAAAAATTTTTTTATTTAGAACGTAATAGATGGATTTGTATTTTAACATTATATTCAATTAAAACACAGCTCAAAATTTTTCCATTTTTAATAGTTTTAGAAATTGGAATATTTTTTTATTTGTTATCAAAAGGTCTTGGAAAAAGTAAGATATCATCATTTATTTCGTTAATCAAGCTATGGAATAAAATCAGAAAAAGAAGAGAAAAATTTTCAAAGATAAGAAGAAAAGATGACAATTATGTAATAGAAAAATTTGTAAGTGATTATCAAATACCAACAACAATACAAAACAATGAATCACAAAACATGCAAAGAAAAATGATCAATGGGTTAAGTAATCTAGCAAAAAAAATTATTTAA